Proteins from a single region of Thermoanaerobaculales bacterium:
- a CDS encoding cation diffusion facilitator family transporter: MQNPQLVTPGRGALARWAWLSIAAAGTTIFLKVSAYLLTGSVGLLSDAAESGVNLAGAVMALAMLTIAARPADEDHAHGHSKAEYFASGVEGLLILLAAAAIAGMAVERLFSPRPLEQVGPGLAVSVAASLINLAVGLALIRVGKRCDSITLEADGQHLLTDVWTSAGVIAGVGIVAITGWHVLDPIVALLVAANIVWTGIRLMRRSVAGLMDASLPEPEQRAVEAVLERYRQQGVEFHALRTRQAAARRFVSVHVLVPGESSVHDAHHVAEDLERDIRAVLGNAVVTTHLEPVEDEISLNDIHIH, translated from the coding sequence GTGCAGAACCCCCAGCTCGTTACCCCGGGGCGCGGAGCGCTCGCGCGTTGGGCCTGGTTGTCGATCGCAGCGGCGGGCACCACGATCTTCCTGAAGGTCAGCGCTTACCTGCTGACGGGTTCGGTCGGGTTGCTGTCGGACGCGGCCGAGTCCGGCGTCAACCTGGCCGGCGCGGTGATGGCCCTCGCGATGCTGACGATCGCGGCCCGGCCGGCGGACGAGGACCACGCGCACGGCCACAGCAAGGCCGAGTACTTCGCCAGCGGCGTCGAGGGCCTGCTCATCCTGCTGGCCGCAGCAGCGATCGCGGGGATGGCGGTCGAGCGCCTGTTCAGCCCGCGACCGCTGGAGCAGGTGGGACCCGGCCTCGCGGTCTCGGTCGCTGCCTCGCTGATCAATCTCGCCGTCGGCCTCGCCCTGATCAGGGTCGGAAAGCGGTGCGACTCGATCACGCTCGAGGCCGACGGCCAGCATCTCCTCACCGATGTCTGGACATCGGCAGGGGTGATCGCCGGCGTCGGCATAGTGGCCATTACCGGCTGGCACGTCCTCGATCCGATCGTGGCCCTGCTGGTGGCGGCAAACATCGTCTGGACCGGCATCCGGTTGATGCGGAGATCGGTGGCCGGGCTGATGGACGCGTCGCTGCCGGAGCCAGAGCAGCGAGCGGTCGAGGCGGTGCTCGAGCGCTACCGCCAGCAGGGCGTGGAGTTCCACGCGCTGCGGACCCGCCAGGCCGCGGCGCGACGGTTCGTCTCGGTCCACGTGCTCGTGCCGGGTGAGTCCTCGGTCCACGATGCTCACCACGTCGCCGAGGACCTCGAACGCGACATCCGCGCCGTGCTCGGCAACGCGGTCGTCACCACCCACCTCGAGCCGGTCGAGGACGAGATCTCGCTCAACGACATCCACATCCACTAG
- a CDS encoding amino acid racemase, with the protein MRTIGLVGGMTPESTLAYYQLLIRSARERLRDPDPLRNPVVIVYSLDLSEVGALQRAGRTDELAGHVARICEALRGAGAEIGALTANTPHLYFEAIQGGTRLPLVSIVEATCAAAARLALRRPLLLGTRTTMESPMYRVPLAAAGIEVVAPDEEGRELVDRAIYTELALGTVRPELRERVLALCREAVFSRGADGVILGCTELPLVVAEADLQVPVVDTVRAHVGAILDHALA; encoded by the coding sequence ATGCGCACCATCGGCCTGGTCGGCGGGATGACGCCGGAGTCCACGCTGGCGTACTACCAGCTGCTGATCCGCTCGGCGCGCGAGCGGCTGCGGGATCCCGACCCGTTGCGCAACCCGGTGGTGATCGTTTACAGCCTCGATCTGTCCGAGGTCGGCGCGCTGCAGCGTGCCGGCCGCACCGACGAACTTGCCGGCCACGTCGCCCGGATCTGCGAGGCACTGCGTGGGGCCGGCGCCGAGATCGGCGCGCTGACCGCCAACACGCCTCACCTGTACTTCGAGGCGATCCAGGGCGGGACCCGCCTGCCGCTGGTCAGCATCGTCGAGGCGACCTGCGCGGCGGCAGCGCGACTCGCCCTGCGGCGGCCGCTGCTCCTGGGCACCCGGACCACGATGGAGAGCCCGATGTACCGGGTACCTCTCGCTGCCGCCGGAATCGAGGTGGTGGCGCCCGACGAGGAGGGGAGGGAGCTCGTCGACCGTGCGATCTACACCGAGCTTGCCCTCGGCACCGTCCGTCCGGAGCTCCGTGAGCGGGTGCTGGCCCTGTGCCGGGAGGCGGTCTTCAGCCGCGGCGCCGACGGCGTGATTCTCGGCTGCACCGAGCTGCCGCTCGTGGTGGCCGAGGCCGACCTCCAGGTACCGGTCGTCGACACCGTTCGCGCCCACGTCGGCGCGATCCTCGACCATGCACTCGCTTGA
- a CDS encoding sodium-translocating pyrophosphatase — MKRENLLRVSLLLGLLAAAAPAFAGEADINLPDLSQVTFGPVGGLQLMYGGLVVCVIGLIFGLIQYRHTKSMPVHSSMAAVSDTIWETCKTYLIQQGKFLVILWSLIGLCMLYYFAGLQHKSAFNVIVILLCSILGILGSYGVAWFGIRINTRANSRSAFAALRGTPWQALAIPMHSGMSVGLLLVSVELFFMICILTFLPREIVGACFIGFAIGESLGASALRICGGIFTKIADIGSDLMKIVFHLPEDDPRNPGVIADCTGDNAGDSVGPTADGFETYGVTGVALIAFLALALVHDPVMCATLIIWIFVMRILMILTSLVSFFVNDRICTAKYRNLKSFNAEHPLTQLVWITSLLSVAVTFVASYLLLPPAVHGHLWWVLSVVISCGTIAGALIPEFTKIFTSTHSRHVKEVVTSAKQGGASLDILSGFVAGNFSAFWEGMLIMALMATSYVISLRPEMVNLLPPELGFAASIFAFGLVAFGFLGMGPVTIAVDSFGPVSDNAQSVYELSQIESHPEIAADIKRNFGFEPDFENAKHILETNDGAGNTFKATAKPVLIGTAVVGATTMIFGIILLLNHTIAHGRVIEMLSVVQPQLLLGLLTGGAVIYWFTGASTQAVVTGAYRAVVYIKENIRLDAKTASITDSKEVVRICTVYAQKGMWNIFIAIFCLALALPFFNAYYFIGYLIGIAFFGLFQAIFMANAGGAWDNAKKIVEVDLRAKNTPLHEASIVGDTVGDPFKDTSSVAMNPVIKFTTLFGLLAVEIAVTMQSQGLKTAIGTVLFLVALFFVYRSFYGMRIPEEKSLT; from the coding sequence ATGAAGCGCGAGAACCTGCTGCGTGTGTCGCTGCTGCTCGGCCTGCTGGCTGCCGCCGCGCCTGCCTTCGCCGGCGAGGCGGACATCAACCTCCCGGACCTCAGCCAGGTGACGTTCGGTCCGGTCGGCGGCCTCCAGCTGATGTACGGGGGCCTGGTGGTGTGCGTGATCGGCCTGATCTTCGGCCTGATCCAGTACCGGCACACCAAGAGCATGCCGGTCCACAGCTCGATGGCCGCCGTGTCGGACACGATCTGGGAGACCTGCAAGACCTACCTCATCCAGCAGGGGAAGTTCCTCGTCATCCTGTGGTCGCTGATCGGCCTGTGCATGCTCTACTACTTCGCGGGCCTGCAGCACAAGTCGGCGTTCAACGTCATCGTCATCCTGCTCTGCTCGATCCTCGGCATCCTGGGCTCCTACGGCGTCGCCTGGTTCGGCATCCGGATCAACACCCGCGCCAACTCGCGCTCCGCGTTCGCGGCGCTGCGCGGCACGCCGTGGCAGGCGCTCGCGATCCCCATGCACTCCGGCATGAGCGTCGGCCTGCTGCTGGTGAGCGTCGAGCTGTTCTTCATGATCTGCATCCTGACTTTCCTGCCGCGCGAGATCGTCGGCGCCTGCTTCATCGGTTTCGCGATCGGCGAGTCGCTCGGCGCGAGCGCGCTCAGGATCTGCGGCGGCATCTTCACCAAGATCGCGGACATCGGCTCCGACCTGATGAAGATCGTGTTCCACCTGCCCGAGGACGACCCGCGCAACCCGGGCGTGATCGCGGACTGCACGGGCGACAACGCCGGCGACAGCGTCGGGCCGACCGCGGACGGCTTCGAGACCTACGGCGTGACCGGTGTGGCGCTGATCGCATTCCTCGCCCTGGCCCTGGTCCACGACCCGGTGATGTGCGCCACGCTGATCATCTGGATCTTCGTCATGCGCATCCTGATGATCCTGACCTCGCTGGTCTCGTTCTTCGTGAACGACCGGATTTGCACCGCGAAATACAGGAACCTCAAGTCGTTCAACGCCGAGCACCCGCTGACCCAGCTGGTCTGGATCACCTCGCTGCTGTCGGTCGCCGTCACCTTCGTGGCCAGCTACCTGCTGCTGCCGCCGGCCGTCCACGGGCACCTGTGGTGGGTGCTGTCGGTGGTCATCAGCTGCGGCACGATCGCCGGCGCCCTGATCCCGGAGTTCACGAAGATCTTCACCAGCACCCACTCGCGGCACGTCAAGGAGGTCGTCACCTCGGCGAAGCAGGGCGGCGCGTCGCTCGACATCCTGTCGGGCTTCGTGGCCGGCAACTTCTCGGCGTTCTGGGAAGGCATGCTGATCATGGCGCTGATGGCGACCAGCTACGTGATCTCGCTGCGGCCGGAGATGGTGAACCTGCTGCCGCCGGAGCTCGGCTTCGCGGCCTCGATCTTCGCCTTCGGCCTGGTCGCGTTCGGCTTCCTCGGCATGGGACCGGTGACGATCGCAGTCGACAGCTTCGGGCCGGTCTCGGACAACGCGCAGTCGGTCTACGAGCTGAGCCAGATCGAGTCCCACCCGGAGATCGCCGCCGACATCAAGAGGAACTTCGGCTTCGAGCCCGACTTCGAGAACGCCAAGCACATCCTCGAGACCAACGACGGGGCCGGCAACACCTTCAAGGCCACCGCCAAGCCGGTGCTGATCGGCACCGCCGTGGTCGGCGCGACCACCATGATCTTCGGCATCATCCTCCTACTCAACCACACCATCGCCCACGGCCGGGTGATCGAGATGCTGAGCGTGGTGCAGCCGCAGCTGTTGCTCGGCCTGCTCACCGGCGGCGCGGTGATCTATTGGTTCACCGGCGCGTCGACGCAGGCGGTGGTCACCGGCGCCTACCGCGCCGTCGTCTACATCAAGGAGAACATCCGGCTCGACGCCAAGACCGCGTCGATCACGGACAGCAAGGAGGTGGTGCGGATCTGCACGGTGTACGCGCAGAAGGGGATGTGGAACATCTTCATCGCCATCTTCTGTCTGGCGCTGGCGCTACCATTCTTCAACGCCTACTACTTCATCGGCTACCTGATCGGGATCGCGTTCTTCGGCCTCTTCCAGGCGATCTTCATGGCCAACGCCGGCGGCGCCTGGGACAACGCCAAGAAGATCGTCGAGGTCGACCTGCGCGCGAAGAACACGCCCCTGCACGAGGCAAGCATCGTCGGCGACACCGTCGGCGACCCGTTCAAGGACACCTCCTCGGTCGCGATGAACCCGGTGATCAAGTTCACGACGCTGTTCGGGCTGCTGGCGGTCGAGATCGCGGTCACCATGCAGAGCCAGGGCTTGAAGACCGCGATCGGCACCGTGCTGTTCCTGGTGGCGCTGTTCTTCGTCTACCGCTCGTTCTACGGCATGCGGATCCCGGAGGAGAAGAGCCTCACGTAG
- a CDS encoding pirin family protein encodes MSIRPVKRLIESQPTIEGAGVRLRRGFGFGDTADFDPFLLFDDFRGDRPEDYRAGFPWHPHRGIETITYVLAGTVDHADSLGNAGTIAAGDVQWMTAGSGIIHQEMPKGDPDGRMHGFQLWANLPAALKMTAPRYQEVVSADIPEVTDDDGTAVRIICGDFWGARGPVDGIAAEPRYLDVSVPPLLRKTLPVERTRNAFAYVFAGSGRFCNASEPLAVPTVAAGWSETSIPERIGNRSLVVFDSGDELTVEAGEEGIRFLLVSGRPLKEPIAWYGPIVMNTQAQLRQAFAEYQAGTFLKHR; translated from the coding sequence ATGTCCATCCGACCCGTCAAGCGGCTGATCGAGTCCCAGCCGACCATCGAGGGCGCCGGAGTCCGGCTGCGGCGCGGCTTCGGCTTCGGCGACACCGCCGACTTCGACCCCTTCCTGCTGTTCGACGACTTCCGCGGCGACCGGCCCGAGGACTACCGGGCCGGCTTCCCGTGGCACCCCCACCGGGGCATCGAGACCATCACCTATGTGCTCGCCGGCACCGTCGACCACGCCGACAGCCTCGGCAACGCGGGCACGATCGCGGCCGGCGACGTGCAGTGGATGACCGCCGGCTCCGGGATCATTCACCAGGAAATGCCGAAGGGCGATCCCGACGGCAGGATGCACGGCTTCCAGCTGTGGGCCAACCTGCCGGCAGCGCTCAAGATGACCGCGCCCCGCTACCAGGAGGTGGTGTCCGCCGACATTCCCGAGGTCACCGACGACGACGGCACCGCGGTCCGGATCATCTGCGGCGACTTCTGGGGAGCGCGGGGACCGGTCGATGGGATTGCCGCCGAGCCCCGCTACCTCGACGTCTCCGTGCCGCCGCTGCTCCGGAAGACCCTGCCGGTGGAGCGCACGCGCAACGCATTCGCGTACGTGTTCGCAGGGTCAGGCAGGTTCTGCAACGCCTCCGAGCCGCTGGCGGTGCCGACGGTGGCGGCAGGTTGGTCCGAGACCTCGATCCCCGAGCGGATCGGCAACCGCTCACTGGTCGTGTTCGACAGCGGTGACGAGTTGACCGTGGAGGCGGGCGAGGAGGGTATCCGCTTCCTGCTGGTCTCCGGCCGGCCGCTCAAGGAGCCGATCGCCTGGTACGGCCCGATCGTGATGAACACCCAGGCGCAGCTCCGCCAAGCCTTCGCCGAGTATCAGGCCGGGACCTTCCTCAAGCACCGTTAG
- a CDS encoding outer membrane beta-barrel protein gives MSNSKRFATTYAMFLIGLMLALIGGATAAYAQDREDRWEFTLGMFDQLGSDLDFDGGTTVATDDDFGFLTTVGYNFSDRLATSFNFQYAGIDYDANVIDEDGDAIGISGSFDTWALSANVVLNLMEGPFTPYVGGGVGWTWIDTNVPTGLPDTVCWWDPWYGYICYTDYPTKTNDALSYQATLGLRYEFNDRTFMRFGYTSQWLDLDNSDSAPRFDVIGLEIGWLF, from the coding sequence GTGAGCAACAGCAAGAGGTTCGCCACCACGTACGCGATGTTCCTGATCGGTCTGATGCTGGCGCTGATCGGCGGCGCGACGGCTGCGTACGCCCAGGATCGGGAGGACCGCTGGGAGTTCACACTGGGCATGTTCGACCAGCTCGGCTCGGACCTCGACTTCGACGGCGGCACGACCGTGGCGACCGACGACGACTTCGGCTTCCTGACGACGGTCGGCTACAACTTCAGCGACCGCCTCGCCACCAGCTTCAACTTCCAGTACGCCGGCATCGACTACGACGCCAACGTGATCGACGAGGACGGTGACGCGATCGGCATCTCGGGGAGCTTCGACACCTGGGCGCTCTCCGCCAACGTGGTCCTCAACCTGATGGAGGGGCCGTTCACGCCCTACGTTGGCGGTGGGGTCGGCTGGACCTGGATCGACACCAACGTGCCGACCGGCCTGCCCGACACGGTGTGCTGGTGGGACCCGTGGTACGGCTACATCTGCTACACCGACTACCCGACCAAGACCAACGACGCCCTCAGCTACCAGGCGACGCTGGGCCTGCGCTACGAGTTCAATGACCGGACCTTCATGCGCTTCGGCTACACCAGCCAGTGGCTGGACCTCGACAACTCCGACAGCGCGCCGCGCTTCGATGTGATCGGGCTGGAGATCGGCTGGCTGTTCTAG
- a CDS encoding amidohydrolase, producing MPRSILPLVLTVAVVAIALAPPLIAADEVWLVEGGVVLVMDEAGTVIQDGTVAIRGNRIEAVGPAAQLAVRFPEARRLDATGRIVMPGLINTHTHVPMTLFRGAADDLDLTGFLYDRIFPLEARFVDEEFVRWGTRMACLELLRGGVTTFVDMYYYEDAIAEEAARCGMRAVVGETLLDFPAPDHETWAEALAYTERFLERWKGHALVTAAVAPHATYTVSAEHLQQAHALAAKHDAPLLMHLAEARSEVELIRERHAAGPVEYVAGLGILDDRVVAAHMIWPTPAEIELLAKGKVGVAHCPQSNMKGGSGVAPVPALLAAGVAVGLGTDGSASNNDLSLWEEMDSAAKLHKVTSGDPTVLDARTVLAMATRLGATAIGMQQQIGSLEPGKRADLILVRTDAIHQIPSYDPYSLLVYSTKAEDVDTAIIDGQVVMAAGRVLTVDERAVRERTAAYQERIAAAMLEAH from the coding sequence ATGCCACGTTCGATCCTGCCGCTCGTGCTCACCGTTGCGGTTGTCGCCATCGCCCTCGCGCCGCCGCTGATCGCGGCCGACGAGGTGTGGCTGGTGGAGGGCGGCGTCGTCCTCGTCATGGACGAGGCTGGCACCGTGATTCAGGACGGCACCGTGGCCATCCGGGGAAACCGGATCGAGGCGGTGGGGCCGGCGGCGCAGCTCGCGGTCCGCTTCCCGGAGGCTCGACGCCTCGACGCCACCGGCCGGATCGTCATGCCCGGCCTGATCAACACCCACACCCATGTGCCGATGACGCTTTTCCGGGGAGCCGCCGACGACCTCGATCTGACGGGCTTCCTCTACGACCGGATCTTTCCCCTGGAGGCGCGGTTCGTCGACGAGGAGTTCGTGCGCTGGGGCACGCGCATGGCCTGCCTCGAGCTGCTGCGCGGTGGGGTCACCACCTTCGTCGATATGTACTACTACGAGGACGCGATCGCGGAGGAGGCGGCGCGCTGCGGCATGCGGGCGGTGGTCGGGGAGACCCTGCTCGACTTCCCCGCCCCGGACCACGAGACGTGGGCAGAGGCGCTCGCCTACACCGAACGATTCCTCGAGCGCTGGAAGGGCCACGCGCTGGTCACCGCTGCGGTCGCCCCTCACGCCACCTACACCGTGTCGGCCGAACACCTGCAGCAGGCGCACGCGCTCGCCGCCAAGCACGATGCGCCCCTCCTCATGCACCTCGCCGAGGCCCGCTCCGAGGTCGAGCTCATCCGGGAGCGCCACGCCGCCGGACCGGTGGAGTACGTCGCGGGCCTCGGAATCCTCGACGATCGGGTCGTCGCGGCCCACATGATCTGGCCGACGCCCGCGGAGATCGAGCTGCTGGCCAAGGGCAAGGTCGGAGTGGCGCACTGCCCGCAGTCCAACATGAAGGGCGGGTCGGGAGTCGCCCCGGTGCCCGCGCTGCTCGCGGCCGGCGTCGCCGTCGGGCTCGGCACCGACGGATCGGCCTCCAACAACGACCTCTCGCTGTGGGAGGAGATGGACTCCGCCGCCAAGCTCCACAAGGTGACGAGCGGTGACCCGACCGTGCTCGACGCGCGCACCGTCCTGGCAATGGCGACACGGCTGGGGGCCACGGCGATCGGCATGCAACAGCAGATCGGCTCGCTCGAGCCGGGCAAGCGCGCCGACCTGATCCTGGTGCGCACCGACGCCATCCACCAGATCCCCAGCTACGACCCGTACTCACTGCTCGTCTACTCGACCAAGGCAGAGGATGTCGACACGGCGATCATCGACGGCCAGGTGGTGATGGCGGCGGGCCGCGTCCTCACAGTCGACGAACGCGCGGTGCGGGAGCGGACCGCGGCCTACCAGGAGCGTATCGCTGCGGCGATGCTCGAAGCCCACTGA
- a CDS encoding cytochrome b N-terminal domain-containing protein: protein MTVEAGGSKVSEPARAGLGRRVVRSIFPESPVPRSDRDRARVTRFTFLLHLRPVLVPARTVRWAHTCGLGGSSLVLVAILALTGTLMMLVYQPAPGAAYDSVVTMETGVAFGSLVRGVHWWSANLLVIVVLLHLCRVFLTGGFHGPRQFNWVIGAGLLMAVLANNFTGYLLPWDQLSYWAVTISTGMLGYVPGIGGMLQRVVRGGAEIGPETMINFFTVHTTIVPIVLIVLMGFHFWRVRRAGGVVPPPAEPGHTSDPGDKVHFLPHLLVREVSQALVIAAAVVVLGALFGAPLGERANPGMSPNPAKAPWYFMGFQELLIHLHPTFAVLVIPLGALLGFLLLPYLTSDDEVAGSWFLSRTGRRTAALAGGLAIIATPVLVLLDEAIPGAPGWLLGGLLPFAALAAALVGVARLMRRRHGASINETAQAVVVLVAVAFAVLTLIGVWFRGEGMALVWPWAR, encoded by the coding sequence GTGACCGTCGAAGCGGGGGGGAGCAAGGTCAGCGAGCCGGCACGGGCCGGGCTCGGTCGCCGAGTCGTGCGCTCGATCTTCCCGGAGTCGCCGGTGCCGCGCTCCGACCGGGACCGGGCGCGGGTCACGCGGTTCACCTTCCTGCTCCACCTGCGGCCGGTGCTCGTGCCCGCCCGCACGGTGCGCTGGGCCCACACCTGCGGGCTCGGCGGCTCGTCGCTGGTGCTGGTGGCGATCCTCGCCCTGACCGGCACCCTGATGATGCTGGTCTACCAGCCGGCGCCGGGCGCCGCCTACGACTCAGTCGTCACGATGGAGACCGGGGTCGCCTTCGGCAGCCTGGTGAGGGGTGTCCACTGGTGGAGCGCCAACCTGCTCGTGATCGTGGTCCTGCTCCACCTCTGCCGCGTCTTCCTCACCGGCGGCTTCCACGGCCCGCGCCAGTTCAACTGGGTGATCGGCGCCGGCCTGCTGATGGCGGTGCTCGCCAACAACTTCACCGGCTACCTGCTGCCCTGGGACCAGCTCTCCTACTGGGCGGTGACAATTTCGACCGGCATGCTGGGCTACGTGCCGGGCATCGGCGGCATGCTGCAGAGAGTGGTGCGAGGCGGCGCCGAGATCGGCCCGGAGACGATGATCAACTTCTTCACCGTCCACACGACGATCGTGCCGATCGTCCTGATCGTGCTGATGGGCTTCCACTTCTGGCGGGTGCGGCGGGCAGGCGGGGTGGTGCCTCCACCGGCCGAGCCGGGTCACACCAGTGACCCGGGGGACAAGGTCCACTTCCTGCCCCACCTGCTGGTGAGGGAGGTGTCGCAGGCGCTGGTGATTGCGGCGGCGGTCGTGGTGCTGGGGGCCCTCTTCGGCGCGCCGCTCGGCGAGCGAGCCAACCCCGGCATGAGCCCCAATCCGGCCAAGGCTCCGTGGTACTTCATGGGGTTCCAGGAGCTGTTGATCCACCTCCACCCCACGTTTGCCGTGCTGGTGATCCCGCTCGGCGCGCTGCTCGGGTTCCTGCTCCTGCCCTACCTCACGTCCGACGACGAGGTCGCCGGCAGCTGGTTTCTGTCCCGTACCGGCCGGCGGACGGCCGCCCTCGCCGGCGGGCTCGCGATCATCGCGACGCCGGTGCTGGTGCTGCTCGACGAGGCGATCCCGGGCGCCCCCGGCTGGTTGCTCGGCGGGCTCCTCCCGTTCGCGGCACTGGCAGCTGCCCTGGTCGGCGTTGCGCGGCTGATGCGGCGCCGGCACGGCGCGTCGATCAACGAGACCGCGCAGGCGGTGGTGGTGCTGGTGGCCGTGGCCTTCGCGGTGCTGACCCTGATCGGGGTGTGGTTCCGGGGCGAGGGCATGGCCCTCGTCTGGCCGTGGGCGAGGTGA
- a CDS encoding inorganic diphosphatase: MHPWHDSYIDDALVATAFPVVIEIPKGSKNKYELDKETGLLRLDRVLYSAVYYPADYGFIPRTYCDDGDPLDVLVLSQEPVYPLTIVEARAIGVMRMRDEKGIDDKIVAVSVHDPAFADYMDKDQLPAHVLRQVRRFFEDYKVLEQKQVFVEDMLGPQEAVTIIVEALELYRKLRRGELRK, from the coding sequence ATGCACCCCTGGCACGACAGCTACATCGACGATGCCCTGGTCGCCACCGCCTTCCCGGTGGTGATCGAGATCCCCAAGGGAAGCAAGAACAAGTACGAGCTCGACAAGGAGACCGGGCTGCTGCGGCTGGATCGGGTCCTGTACAGCGCCGTCTACTACCCGGCGGACTACGGGTTCATCCCCCGGACCTACTGCGACGACGGCGACCCGCTCGACGTGCTGGTGCTCAGCCAGGAGCCGGTGTACCCGCTGACCATCGTCGAGGCGCGCGCGATCGGCGTGATGCGGATGCGCGACGAGAAGGGGATCGACGACAAGATCGTCGCCGTCAGCGTCCACGATCCCGCTTTCGCAGACTACATGGACAAGGACCAGCTCCCCGCCCATGTGCTGCGCCAGGTCCGCCGCTTCTTCGAGGACTACAAGGTGCTCGAGCAGAAGCAGGTCTTCGTGGAGGACATGCTCGGCCCGCAGGAGGCGGTGACGATCATCGTCGAGGCCCTCGAGCTGTACCGGAAGCTGCGGCGCGGCGAGCTGCGCAAGTAG
- a CDS encoding OmpA family protein: protein MSKILNIALIGVTLLLAPALPLAAQDDKPGSQDYPLFSRFPGYRIDVYEHRGFDQFTFKSSKDAQETVEGAYYRINYYVKRDAAPASALEVIRNYENAIRKAGGTVLYTQGSDFTFGKIVQEGKEVWVRVRAWNNGQGIELHIVERKAMEQTIEANAAAWLSDITSTGRAVVYGITFDTDKAVIKPESEPVLAEMAKLLTDNPTLNVFIVGHTDSTGTYEHNLELSQDRAAAVVNALVSAHGIAAARMASVGVGPVAPVAANDSEVGRAKNRRVELVKR from the coding sequence GTGAGTAAGATCCTCAACATCGCACTGATCGGAGTGACCCTGCTGCTCGCGCCGGCGCTGCCGCTCGCGGCGCAGGACGACAAGCCGGGCAGCCAGGACTACCCCCTGTTCTCGCGCTTCCCCGGATACCGAATCGACGTCTACGAGCACAGGGGCTTCGACCAGTTCACCTTCAAGTCGAGCAAGGACGCGCAGGAGACCGTGGAGGGCGCGTACTACCGGATCAACTACTACGTGAAGAGGGACGCGGCCCCGGCGAGCGCCCTCGAGGTCATCCGCAACTACGAGAACGCCATCCGCAAGGCCGGCGGCACCGTGCTCTACACGCAGGGGTCCGACTTCACCTTCGGGAAGATCGTGCAGGAGGGCAAGGAGGTCTGGGTCCGGGTGCGCGCCTGGAACAACGGCCAGGGCATCGAGCTGCACATCGTCGAACGAAAGGCGATGGAGCAAACGATCGAGGCGAACGCCGCCGCCTGGCTGTCCGACATCACGAGCACCGGCCGGGCGGTCGTCTACGGCATCACCTTCGACACCGACAAGGCGGTGATCAAGCCCGAGTCCGAGCCCGTGCTTGCCGAGATGGCGAAGCTGCTCACGGACAACCCAACGCTCAACGTCTTCATCGTCGGCCACACCGACTCGACTGGCACCTACGAGCACAACCTCGAGCTGTCCCAGGATCGCGCCGCCGCAGTGGTCAACGCCCTCGTCTCTGCACACGGCATCGCCGCCGCGCGCATGGCCTCGGTGGGCGTCGGCCCGGTCGCGCCGGTCGCGGCCAACGACTCCGAAGTCGGCCGCGCGAAGAACCGCCGCGTCGAGCTCGTGAAGCGGTAG
- a CDS encoding DedA family protein, translating into MDFVRFLIDVFLHLDKHLGEILQTYGTWTYGIMFVVIFLETGLVATPFLPGDSLLFAAGAFAALGALDVKLVLILLAAAAILGDTANYWIGRKVGPRVFKEDVRWLKKEYLERTHRFYEKHGGKTIVLARFIPIIRTFAPFVAGIGTMSYPRFLAYNVFGGCLWVVAFVLSGYFFGNLPVVKENFSFVILAIIVLSVLPLLYEVLRSARAGADGAGPDTAA; encoded by the coding sequence ATGGACTTCGTCAGATTCCTGATCGACGTGTTTCTGCACCTGGACAAGCACCTGGGGGAGATCCTCCAGACCTACGGCACGTGGACCTACGGCATCATGTTCGTGGTCATCTTCCTCGAGACCGGCCTGGTCGCGACGCCGTTCCTGCCGGGCGACTCGCTGCTGTTCGCGGCCGGCGCCTTTGCCGCGTTGGGCGCGCTCGACGTGAAGCTGGTGCTGATCCTGCTCGCTGCGGCGGCGATCCTCGGCGACACGGCCAACTACTGGATCGGCCGCAAGGTCGGGCCACGCGTGTTCAAGGAGGACGTGCGCTGGCTGAAGAAGGAGTACCTGGAGCGGACGCACCGGTTCTACGAGAAGCATGGCGGCAAGACGATCGTGCTCGCGCGCTTCATCCCGATCATCCGCACCTTCGCGCCGTTCGTCGCTGGGATCGGCACCATGTCGTACCCGAGGTTCCTCGCCTACAACGTGTTCGGCGGCTGCCTCTGGGTCGTGGCGTTCGTACTCTCCGGCTACTTCTTCGGCAACCTGCCGGTGGTGAAGGAGAACTTCTCGTTCGTGATCCTCGCCATCATCGTCCTGTCGGTGCTGCCTCTCCTCTACGAGGTGCTGCGCAGCGCCCGCGCGGGCGCCGACGGCGCCGGGCCGGACACCGCTGCGTGA